The following are encoded in a window of Mycobacterium vicinigordonae genomic DNA:
- a CDS encoding N-acetylglutaminylglutamine amidotransferase: MCGATGEVRLDGRVPDVGAVAAMAAVMAPRGPDGAGVWSQGRVALGHRRLKIIDLTEAGAQPMVDADLGLATAWNGCIYNYQELRRELEGHGYRFFSHSDTEVLLKAYHRWGDDFVAHLHGMFAFAIAERDSGRVLLGRDRLGIKPLYVTEDSHRIRFASTLPALLAGGGVDTRIDHVALHHYMTFHSVVPAPLTILRGVRKIPPGSLLAIEPDGKRTATIYWTPDFTRQDRHADWSETDWEDAVLAALRTAVKRRLVADVPVGCLLSGGVDSSLIVGLLAEAGQHGLSTFSIGFESVGGVEGDEFRYSDIIAKWFGTDHHQIRIGTDRMLPALDDAIGAMSEPMVSHDCVAFYLLSQEVSRHVKVVQSGQGADEVFAGYHWYPPMGAPEASSLPGAVAAYRAAFFDRDVPGLKTLVAAENVAADDPSERFVSEHFARANAATGIDRALRLDTTVMLVDDPVKRVDNMTMAWGLEGRVPFLDHELVELAATCPPELKIAHEGKGVLKQAARRVIPAEVIDRPKGYFPVPALTHLEGPYLDMVRDALYAPVAKERGLFRSEAVEALLADPNRRLTPLRGNELWQVALLEMWLQKHGVTGAAG, encoded by the coding sequence ATGTGTGGAGCCACCGGTGAGGTGCGACTCGATGGCCGAGTGCCTGACGTAGGGGCAGTTGCCGCGATGGCCGCCGTGATGGCGCCGCGAGGTCCCGACGGCGCAGGGGTTTGGTCCCAGGGCCGGGTGGCCCTGGGTCATCGTCGCCTCAAAATCATCGACCTGACCGAGGCCGGAGCCCAGCCGATGGTTGACGCGGACCTGGGCCTGGCCACCGCCTGGAACGGCTGCATCTACAACTACCAGGAACTGCGCCGCGAACTCGAGGGCCACGGTTACCGGTTCTTCTCACACAGCGACACCGAAGTCCTGCTCAAGGCCTACCACCGCTGGGGCGACGACTTCGTTGCGCACCTGCACGGCATGTTCGCGTTCGCCATCGCCGAACGCGACAGCGGGCGAGTCCTGCTAGGCCGCGACCGCCTGGGCATCAAGCCGCTCTACGTCACCGAGGACAGCCACCGGATCCGCTTCGCCTCGACCCTGCCGGCGTTGCTGGCTGGTGGCGGCGTCGACACCCGCATCGACCATGTCGCTCTGCACCACTACATGACCTTCCACTCCGTGGTGCCCGCACCGCTGACCATCCTGCGCGGCGTGCGGAAGATCCCGCCGGGGTCGCTGCTTGCCATCGAACCCGACGGCAAGCGCACCGCCACCATCTACTGGACGCCGGACTTCACCCGCCAGGACCGCCACGCCGACTGGTCGGAGACCGATTGGGAAGATGCCGTGCTCGCCGCGCTGCGCACCGCGGTCAAACGGCGACTGGTCGCCGACGTCCCGGTCGGTTGTCTGCTCTCGGGCGGAGTCGACTCCAGCCTGATCGTCGGGCTCCTCGCCGAAGCCGGCCAACACGGCCTTTCGACGTTCTCCATCGGCTTCGAGTCGGTGGGCGGCGTCGAGGGCGACGAGTTCCGCTATTCCGACATCATCGCCAAGTGGTTCGGCACCGACCATCACCAGATCCGCATCGGAACAGACCGGATGCTGCCCGCACTCGACGACGCGATCGGGGCGATGAGCGAGCCGATGGTCAGCCATGACTGTGTGGCCTTCTACCTCCTCAGTCAGGAGGTGTCGCGGCACGTCAAGGTCGTGCAGTCCGGCCAGGGTGCCGACGAGGTGTTTGCCGGATACCACTGGTACCCGCCGATGGGGGCGCCAGAGGCGAGCAGCCTGCCGGGAGCTGTGGCGGCATATCGCGCCGCATTCTTCGACCGGGACGTCCCGGGTCTCAAGACCCTGGTGGCGGCCGAGAACGTCGCCGCGGACGATCCCAGCGAACGATTCGTCAGCGAGCATTTCGCGCGCGCCAACGCGGCCACCGGCATCGACCGTGCGCTGCGCCTCGACACGACCGTGATGTTGGTTGATGACCCGGTCAAGCGGGTCGACAACATGACCATGGCCTGGGGGCTGGAGGGCCGGGTGCCGTTCCTGGACCACGAGCTGGTGGAACTGGCCGCAACCTGCCCACCGGAACTCAAGATCGCCCACGAGGGCAAGGGAGTGCTCAAGCAAGCCGCCCGCCGGGTGATCCCCGCTGAGGTCATCGACCGGCCCAAAGGATACTTCCCGGTGCCCGCGCTGACCCATTTGGAGGGCCCGTATCTGGACATGGTCCGGGACGCCCTGTACGCGCCGGTGGCCAAGGAGCGCGGACTGTTCCGCTCCGAAGCTGTGGAGGCGTTGCTCGCAGACCCAAACCGCAGACTGACCCCGCTGCGCGGCAACGAGCTCTGGCAGGTAGCGCTACTGGAGATGTGGCTGCAGAAGCACGGTGTCACAGGGGCCGCCGGATGA
- the ngg gene encoding N-acetylglutaminylglutamine synthetase encodes MTIIGPSEDHPEAITLALHDAAPPQLAAAMAHDVELELGWGRLIFGQTFTDADTLAESLRREAPGRRDICIYARESHVVVAKAPAELFIDPSHTYRLRFASASDENDEERAAPPPYVTVRTLNDVGDADAMNRVYVRCGMVPAPVETIWHNHQQVEAVTYLLAVRNEDGAVVGTVTGIDHELLFADPEHGSSLWSLAVDPAAALPGLGAALTRALAQHFHAKGRAYMDLSVAHDNAAATALYEKLGFRRVPVLAIKRKNAINEPLFTPAPETVDDLNPYARIIADEALRRGIWVEVLDAETGEIRLTHGGRTVITRESLSEFTSAVAMCRCDDKRLTRRLVSEAGITVPRARLATFDDADYTFLTEVGEVVVKPTRGEQGHGITVGVAAERGPGELAAALARAREVCPEVLIEQRVQGQDLRLVVIDGRVVAAALRLPPEVIGTGDHTIRDLIAAESRRRSASTGGESRIPLDDLTEATVAESGWSLDDVLPQGTWLRVRHTANLHQGGTIHDVTAQVNPELCRVAVSAAEAIGIPVTGIDLLVTDVTGEEYAFIEANERPGLANHEPQPTAAAFIDYLFPGRPGQPPAWTPEESPAS; translated from the coding sequence ATGACGATTATCGGTCCGTCAGAGGATCACCCGGAAGCGATCACGCTCGCTTTGCATGACGCGGCGCCACCTCAGCTGGCGGCGGCGATGGCCCATGATGTGGAACTCGAATTAGGTTGGGGCCGACTTATTTTCGGGCAGACATTCACCGATGCCGACACACTGGCCGAGTCGCTGCGGCGGGAGGCGCCCGGGCGCCGCGACATCTGCATCTACGCGCGCGAGTCCCACGTAGTGGTCGCCAAAGCTCCGGCCGAGCTGTTCATCGACCCCAGTCACACATACCGGTTGCGCTTTGCCAGCGCTTCGGACGAGAACGACGAGGAACGCGCGGCACCCCCGCCGTACGTCACGGTGCGCACCCTCAACGACGTCGGCGACGCCGATGCGATGAATCGCGTCTACGTGCGGTGCGGAATGGTTCCGGCGCCGGTGGAGACGATCTGGCATAACCATCAACAGGTGGAGGCGGTTACCTACCTGCTGGCGGTGCGCAACGAGGACGGCGCCGTGGTAGGGACCGTCACCGGGATCGACCATGAACTGCTGTTCGCAGACCCCGAGCACGGGTCCAGCCTGTGGAGCCTGGCGGTGGATCCCGCCGCCGCTTTGCCCGGACTGGGCGCGGCGCTCACCCGCGCGCTGGCGCAGCACTTCCATGCCAAAGGCCGCGCGTACATGGATCTGTCTGTCGCGCACGACAATGCGGCCGCCACGGCGCTCTATGAAAAGCTGGGCTTTCGCCGCGTCCCGGTGCTGGCAATAAAGCGAAAGAACGCGATCAACGAGCCGCTATTCACCCCAGCGCCGGAAACAGTCGATGACCTCAACCCCTATGCCCGGATCATCGCCGACGAAGCGCTGCGCCGCGGAATCTGGGTGGAAGTACTCGACGCCGAGACGGGCGAGATCCGGCTTACGCACGGCGGCCGCACGGTCATCACTCGTGAGTCACTTTCGGAGTTCACCTCTGCGGTGGCAATGTGCCGTTGCGATGACAAGCGCCTGACCCGAAGGCTGGTGTCCGAAGCGGGTATCACCGTGCCCCGCGCTCGGCTGGCGACTTTCGACGACGCCGACTACACCTTCTTGACAGAAGTCGGCGAGGTCGTCGTCAAACCGACCCGCGGCGAGCAGGGCCACGGCATCACCGTCGGGGTCGCCGCCGAACGCGGTCCCGGTGAGTTAGCCGCCGCTCTGGCACGAGCGCGGGAGGTGTGCCCGGAAGTGCTGATCGAACAGCGGGTGCAGGGCCAGGATCTGCGCCTGGTGGTAATCGACGGCCGAGTGGTGGCCGCCGCGCTGCGGCTGCCACCAGAGGTCATCGGGACCGGTGACCACACCATCCGGGACCTGATCGCGGCCGAGAGCAGACGGCGTTCGGCGTCTACCGGAGGTGAGTCCCGCATCCCGCTCGACGATCTCACCGAGGCAACCGTCGCCGAATCTGGCTGGTCGCTGGACGATGTCTTGCCACAAGGAACGTGGCTGCGTGTGCGTCACACCGCGAACCTCCATCAGGGCGGCACGATTCACGATGTCACCGCGCAGGTGAACCCGGAACTGTGCCGGGTCGCGGTGTCGGCGGCCGAGGCAATCGGCATTCCGGTGACCGGCATCGATCTCCTGGTGACCGACGTCACCGGTGAGGAGTACGCATTCATCGAAGCCAACGAGCGTCCGGGCCTTGCCAATCACGAACCGCAACCTACGGCAGCCGCTTTCATCGACTATCTGTTCCCTGGCCGGCCCGGTCAGCCGCCTGCCTGGACCCCGGAAGAGTCGCCGGCTTCCTGA
- a CDS encoding cation:proton antiporter yields MPASTAIRFFLELAVILAACRGVGLLAQRVGQPQVVGEMIAGVLLGPSLLGHLAPAVQHQLFPPRQSNVVLYTLAQIGLVLYMFLIGLNFDANLIKHRVGTAVVVSSAGILAPLGLGALIAGPLLSGGVYFDSRVTLVMAMMFLGASIATTAFPMLARIIYEKRLTGTPLGTLALACGAADDALSWCLLAIVLAIHRGSPVTAATAIIGGFLYCLLVLTIGRKALAGLGGISERRQAITPPVFSAVLILLMLCAWFSDVIGIYAIFGAFVLGVAMPSGYFAQRLTDMVDPMVTTFLLPLFFVYSGLNTEVGLLNSPKLWAVTLGILAVAIAGKGVACALAARIRKVPLRESIALGSLMNARGLIELILLNIGLQAGIITPTLFTILVLVAIVTTLMTVPTFELVYGRYLIAGSPAAYADPNLREAAIARTEDGDKPGGVGV; encoded by the coding sequence ATGCCCGCATCGACCGCGATCCGTTTCTTCCTCGAACTTGCCGTGATCTTGGCGGCGTGCCGAGGAGTGGGGCTGCTGGCGCAACGCGTCGGGCAACCCCAGGTTGTCGGTGAGATGATCGCCGGTGTCCTGCTTGGTCCCTCGCTGCTCGGCCACCTAGCCCCTGCCGTGCAACACCAGTTGTTTCCACCGCGGCAGTCCAACGTCGTGCTGTACACCCTGGCGCAGATCGGCCTCGTGCTGTACATGTTCCTGATCGGGCTCAACTTCGATGCCAACCTCATCAAACATCGGGTGGGCACCGCGGTCGTCGTCTCCTCGGCGGGCATCCTGGCCCCCCTTGGGCTGGGAGCACTGATCGCCGGGCCCTTGCTGTCCGGCGGGGTCTATTTCGACAGTCGCGTCACCCTGGTGATGGCGATGATGTTCCTGGGCGCGTCCATCGCGACCACGGCGTTCCCGATGCTAGCCCGGATTATCTACGAAAAGCGGCTCACCGGAACGCCTTTGGGCACGCTGGCGTTGGCATGTGGTGCAGCCGACGATGCGCTGTCCTGGTGCCTGCTGGCAATCGTGCTCGCGATCCACCGCGGCAGCCCTGTCACGGCCGCCACTGCGATAATCGGCGGCTTCCTGTACTGCCTGCTGGTGTTGACCATCGGCCGCAAGGCTTTGGCCGGTCTTGGTGGGATATCCGAACGCCGGCAGGCGATAACGCCACCGGTTTTCAGCGCCGTCCTCATCTTGCTGATGCTCTGCGCCTGGTTCAGCGATGTGATCGGTATCTACGCCATTTTCGGAGCATTCGTCCTCGGCGTCGCAATGCCGTCGGGCTACTTCGCGCAACGCCTCACCGACATGGTGGATCCGATGGTGACGACGTTCCTGCTGCCGTTGTTCTTCGTTTATTCGGGGCTGAACACTGAGGTTGGGCTGCTGAACAGCCCGAAACTGTGGGCAGTGACGTTGGGCATCCTCGCGGTGGCAATCGCTGGCAAGGGAGTGGCGTGCGCGTTGGCTGCCCGGATTCGAAAGGTGCCGCTCCGCGAATCAATCGCCCTGGGATCGTTGATGAATGCTCGTGGTTTGATCGAACTCATTCTGCTCAACATTGGGCTTCAGGCTGGCATCATCACTCCCACTCTGTTCACGATCCTGGTGTTGGTGGCTATCGTCACGACGCTGATGACCGTACCGACATTCGAACTCGTCTACGGGCGATACCTGATCGCCGGCTCGCCTGCCGCGTATGCAGATCCCAACCTACGCGAGGCAGCGATTGCGAGAACAGAGGATGGCGACAAGCCTGGCGGGGTGGGTGTGTGA
- a CDS encoding NAD(P)/FAD-dependent oxidoreductase, with protein MSPQARAALAQRIKAQLTDTADAPDTTEVFAPAPDCEVAVIGGGIAALTLAMELHIARPATRVLIIEPVGHPVPEITHTVGESTVEVSAQYLRDRLGLADHLQASQLRKMGLRMFFSHDANADITQRMELGNSRYTPQVTFQIDRGRLENELTRRCLAGGVEMVTGRVRSVEFGDAGGYHTVCYQSGDTTNTRTTARWVVDASGRNRVLARQLGLKRTTEHHCNAVWLRVATEIDIGRWSNDPSWQERLTEGDRAMSTNHLMGEGYWVWLIRLASGSTSVGIVADPALHAFDSYNTLAKAQAWLHEHEPQCAAVLAEHDHLIKDFRVMKHYSHSSTKVYDGQQRWCLTGDSGIFLDPLYSSGLDLIAIGNGLITDMITRELSGENIVARASINDSLFRSLTDMWLNIYCNQYPLMGSPTVMSAKVIWDIAFYWGFLGLFYTNDRFADVADDPSVVPHLQRMIDLSNRMQQFFREWGAVEIDCIAGQFVDLFSPLNFMVALHTAMIGSSPEFDRQFDTNDRTLRQIAGYLVEIVVGKESNRFSEDNVMRQVQAWQRDKFLRELRSIYRHDQATSPISEGWILRSGSTPLVSAPTR; from the coding sequence TTGAGCCCACAGGCGCGGGCAGCTTTGGCGCAGCGGATCAAGGCGCAGCTGACGGATACCGCCGATGCTCCGGACACCACGGAGGTCTTTGCGCCCGCCCCCGACTGTGAGGTGGCCGTCATTGGCGGTGGCATCGCGGCTCTCACACTGGCGATGGAACTTCACATCGCCCGACCCGCAACACGGGTTCTGATTATCGAGCCGGTCGGGCACCCGGTGCCGGAGATCACCCACACTGTTGGCGAGTCGACGGTCGAGGTGTCGGCACAGTATCTGCGGGACCGCCTGGGATTGGCAGACCATCTGCAGGCCTCGCAGCTGCGCAAGATGGGGTTGCGGATGTTCTTTTCGCACGACGCGAACGCCGACATCACCCAGCGAATGGAACTCGGCAATTCCAGGTACACACCGCAGGTAACCTTCCAGATCGACCGCGGCCGGCTGGAAAACGAACTCACCCGGCGCTGCCTGGCGGGCGGCGTCGAGATGGTCACGGGTCGGGTGAGATCCGTTGAATTTGGCGATGCGGGCGGGTATCACACCGTCTGCTACCAGAGCGGTGACACCACCAACACGCGGACAACGGCCCGCTGGGTGGTGGACGCATCGGGGCGCAACCGCGTGCTGGCTCGACAGCTGGGTCTCAAACGCACCACGGAGCATCACTGCAATGCCGTGTGGCTGCGCGTCGCAACTGAGATTGACATCGGGCGATGGAGCAATGACCCCAGCTGGCAAGAACGCCTGACCGAAGGTGACCGCGCGATGTCCACCAATCATCTGATGGGGGAGGGGTATTGGGTGTGGCTCATCCGGCTCGCGTCTGGATCGACCAGCGTCGGCATAGTCGCCGACCCGGCGCTGCACGCGTTCGATAGCTACAACACGTTGGCCAAAGCCCAAGCCTGGCTGCACGAGCACGAGCCACAATGCGCCGCGGTGCTGGCTGAGCACGATCACCTGATCAAGGATTTCAGGGTGATGAAGCACTACAGTCATAGCTCTACAAAAGTCTATGACGGCCAGCAACGTTGGTGCCTGACCGGCGACTCGGGAATCTTCTTGGACCCGTTGTACTCTTCGGGACTGGATTTGATCGCCATCGGCAATGGCCTGATCACCGACATGATCACGCGCGAACTGAGCGGAGAGAACATCGTCGCACGCGCCTCGATCAACGACTCGTTGTTTCGCTCGCTCACCGACATGTGGCTCAACATCTACTGCAACCAGTACCCGCTGATGGGCTCGCCGACCGTGATGTCGGCGAAGGTGATCTGGGACATCGCCTTCTACTGGGGATTTCTCGGGCTGTTCTACACCAACGACCGGTTCGCAGATGTTGCCGACGATCCTTCCGTTGTGCCCCATCTGCAACGCATGATCGACCTCAGCAACCGCATGCAACAATTCTTCCGCGAATGGGGTGCGGTTGAGATAGATTGCATAGCAGGGCAATTCGTCGACTTGTTCTCGCCGCTCAACTTCATGGTGGCGCTGCACACCGCGATGATAGGAAGCTCCCCGGAGTTCGACAGGCAGTTCGACACCAACGACCGGACGCTGCGCCAAATCGCGGGCTATCTCGTCGAAATCGTGGTCGGCAAGGAAAGCAACCGCTTCTCCGAGGACAACGTCATGCGGCAGGTGCAGGCGTGGCAACGAGACAAGTTCCTGCGCGAACTGCGCTCCATTTACCGGCACGACCAGGCGACGAGTCCAATCAGCGAGGGATGGATTCTGCGTTCTGGATCGACTCCGTTGGTGTCGGCGCCGACAAGGTGA